Below is a window of Halomicrobium mukohataei DSM 12286 DNA.
CAGACGGCGAGAGCTACACCCTCGACGCGTTCGCCGACCGCGAGGCACTGCTCGTCGTCTTCACCTGCAACCACTGCCCGTACGCACAGGCGAAGTTCGACGAGCTGAACCACCTCGCGGCGGAGTACGACGAGGTCGCCGTCGTCGGGATCAACGCCAACGATCCCGAGGAGTACCCCGACGACTCCTTCGAGAAGATGCGGGAACTCGTCGACGACGGGACCGTCGACTACGACGCGTACCTCTTCGACGAGTCTCAGGAGATCGCGGCGGCCTACGGCGCTCGCTGTACGCCCGATCCGTTCCTCTTCGTCGACGACGGCGGGACCTTCCGGCTGGCCTACCACGGTCGCCTCGACGACGCGACCAACCCCGACGACGAGCCCACCGAGCGCGAGATGAAGGCCCACATCGAGACGCTGCTGGCCGGCGAGGAGATCACGGCCGAAGCGAAGCCGTCGCGTGGCTGTTCGATCAAGTGGAAGCCGGGCAACGAACCCGACTACTGGGACGCGTAGCACGGGTCGTCCAGCGCCCTTTT
It encodes the following:
- a CDS encoding thioredoxin family protein; translated protein: MVALDSEDDVLQRGDEAPVFELPGTDGESYTLDAFADREALLVVFTCNHCPYAQAKFDELNHLAAEYDEVAVVGINANDPEEYPDDSFEKMRELVDDGTVDYDAYLFDESQEIAAAYGARCTPDPFLFVDDGGTFRLAYHGRLDDATNPDDEPTEREMKAHIETLLAGEEITAEAKPSRGCSIKWKPGNEPDYWDA